One Pseudomonas entomophila genomic window carries:
- the ubiD gene encoding 4-hydroxy-3-polyprenylbenzoate decarboxylase — protein MQYRDLRDFIRGLEQRGELKRIQVPISPVLEMTEVCDRTLRAKGPALLFEKPTGFDIPVLGNLFGTPERVAMGMGAESTEELREIGKLLAFLKEPEPPKGLKDAWSKLPIFKKVVSMAPKVVKDAVCQEIVVEGDDVDLSQLPIQHCWPGDVAPLITWGLTVTRGPNKDRQNLGIYRQQVIGRNKVIMRWLSHRGGALDYREWCQKHPGQPFPVAVALGADPATILGAVTPVPDTLSEYAFAGLLRGNRTELVKCRGNDLQVPATAEIILEGVIHPGEMAPEGPYGDHTGYYNEVDSFPVFTVERITHRQKPIYHSTYTGRPPDEPAILGVALNEVFVPILQKQFPEIVDFYLPPEGCSYRMAVVTMKKQYPGHAKRVMLGVWSFLRQFMYTKFVIVTDDDINARDWNDVIWAITTRMDPKRDTVMIDNTPIDYLDFASPVSGLGSKMGLDATHKWPGETTREWGRVIVKDEAVTRRIDELWDQLGID, from the coding sequence ATGCAGTATCGCGATCTGCGCGACTTCATCCGTGGCCTGGAACAGCGCGGTGAACTCAAGCGCATCCAGGTTCCCATCTCCCCCGTCCTGGAAATGACCGAAGTCTGCGACCGCACCCTGCGCGCCAAGGGCCCGGCATTGTTGTTCGAAAAGCCAACCGGCTTCGACATCCCGGTGCTGGGCAACCTGTTCGGCACCCCCGAGCGCGTGGCCATGGGCATGGGCGCCGAATCGACCGAGGAGCTGCGTGAAATCGGCAAGCTGCTGGCGTTCCTCAAGGAGCCCGAACCGCCGAAAGGCCTGAAGGACGCCTGGTCGAAGCTACCCATCTTCAAGAAAGTCGTGTCGATGGCACCGAAAGTGGTCAAGGACGCGGTGTGCCAGGAGATCGTGGTCGAGGGCGACGATGTCGACCTGTCGCAGCTGCCGATCCAGCATTGCTGGCCGGGCGACGTGGCACCGCTGATCACCTGGGGCCTGACCGTGACCCGTGGTCCGAACAAGGACCGCCAGAACCTGGGCATCTACCGCCAGCAGGTGATTGGCCGCAACAAGGTCATCATGCGTTGGCTGAGCCACCGCGGTGGTGCCCTGGATTATCGCGAATGGTGCCAGAAGCATCCCGGCCAGCCCTTCCCGGTAGCCGTGGCCCTGGGCGCGGACCCGGCGACCATCCTGGGTGCGGTGACTCCGGTGCCGGACACGCTCTCCGAATACGCCTTCGCCGGCCTCCTGCGTGGCAACCGCACCGAGCTGGTCAAATGCCGTGGCAACGACCTGCAGGTACCGGCCACCGCCGAGATCATCCTCGAAGGTGTGATCCACCCGGGGGAAATGGCTCCGGAAGGCCCGTACGGCGACCACACCGGCTATTACAACGAGGTGGACAGCTTCCCGGTGTTCACCGTCGAGCGCATCACCCACCGGCAGAAACCGATCTACCACAGCACCTACACCGGCCGTCCGCCAGACGAGCCGGCGATCCTTGGTGTGGCGCTGAACGAAGTGTTCGTGCCTATCCTGCAGAAACAGTTCCCCGAGATCGTCGACTTCTACCTGCCCCCGGAAGGCTGTTCGTACCGCATGGCGGTGGTGACCATGAAGAAGCAGTATCCAGGCCACGCCAAGCGCGTAATGCTGGGTGTGTGGTCGTTCCTGCGACAGTTCATGTACACCAAGTTCGTTATCGTCACCGACGACGATATCAACGCCCGCGACTGGAACGATGTGATCTGGGCCATCACCACGCGCATGGACCCCAAGCGTGATACGGTGATGATCGACAACACGCCCATCGACTACCTCGACTTCGCGTCGCCGGTGTCGGGGCTGGGGTCGAAGATGGGCCTGGACGCCACGCACAAGTGGCCGGGCGAAACTACACGCGAATGGGGCCGGGTCATCGTCAAGGACGAGGCCGTCACCCGCCGTATCGATGAGCTGTGGGACCAGTTGGGAATAGATTGA
- a CDS encoding CDP-6-deoxy-delta-3,4-glucoseen reductase yields the protein MQVTLQPSGAVLAVEPGERILDAARRLGYDCPSSCRNGNCHVCAALLVEGRVRQEGVVRDHGELFTCIAEPLEDCVVLWDGVLALGELPVRKLACAVSECVEVGGDVWRVRLRAPAGKPPRYHAGQYLMIEREGADKAAFSLASAPHGGRDLELHVLARESSAVQLIAQLQRNGIARIELPFGDAHLAELPDGPLVLIAAGTGMGQMHSLVEHCRANGFKHPVHLYWGVRRPEDFYEIEHWDEWQRLPNLFLHKVVSDLCGWEGRCGLLHEAVCEDIGDLNQVHVYASGSPNMVYATLDALVEAGMDAHRMRADVFAYAPRG from the coding sequence ATGCAGGTGACCTTGCAGCCTTCCGGGGCGGTATTGGCGGTGGAGCCCGGGGAAAGGATTCTGGATGCGGCGCGGCGGCTGGGTTACGACTGCCCGAGTAGCTGCCGCAACGGTAACTGCCATGTTTGTGCGGCGTTGCTGGTGGAAGGGCGCGTGCGCCAGGAGGGCGTGGTCCGTGATCACGGCGAGCTGTTCACCTGCATCGCCGAGCCTCTGGAGGATTGCGTGGTGCTCTGGGATGGTGTGCTGGCCCTGGGCGAGCTACCGGTGCGCAAGCTGGCCTGCGCCGTGAGCGAGTGCGTCGAGGTGGGTGGCGACGTCTGGCGCGTGCGCCTGCGTGCACCGGCCGGCAAACCGCCGCGTTATCACGCCGGGCAATACCTGATGATCGAGCGCGAGGGCGCCGACAAGGCCGCATTCTCCCTGGCCTCGGCACCCCATGGCGGCCGTGATCTGGAACTGCATGTGCTGGCACGCGAAAGCAGCGCGGTGCAACTGATCGCGCAATTGCAGCGCAACGGTATCGCCCGAATCGAGCTGCCGTTCGGCGACGCTCACCTGGCCGAGTTGCCGGATGGCCCGTTGGTGCTGATCGCCGCAGGCACCGGCATGGGTCAGATGCACAGCCTGGTCGAGCATTGCCGCGCCAATGGCTTCAAGCACCCGGTGCACCTGTACTGGGGCGTGCGTCGACCCGAGGATTTCTACGAGATCGAGCACTGGGACGAGTGGCAGCGCCTGCCCAACCTGTTCCTGCACAAGGTCGTCAGCGACCTGTGTGGGTGGGAAGGGCGTTGTGGCCTGCTGCACGAAGCCGTGTGCGAAGACATCGGCGACCTGAACCAGGTTCATGTCTATGCCAGCGGTTCACCGAACATGGTCTATGCCACGCTCGACGCGTTGGTCGAGGCCGGTATGGATGCTCACCGCATGCGCGCCGACGTATTCGCCTACGCGCCGCGCGGCTGA
- a CDS encoding gamma-glutamylcyclotransferase, whose translation MSALESSSWQVAYPPSLDFGQQLTREQLQHSMSVTLSQHMGGPVWLFAYGSLIWRPECHSVERQRARVHGYHRGLYLWSHEHRGTPECPGLVFGLDRGGSCSGFAYRLDDSNLEDSLMALWQREMPYPAYRPHWLSCRLSDGSKVQALGFVLERHLPCYAGNLPDTLLSQILASAKGRYGTTRDYVEQTLNALRSHQMPDRNLEARFRRCHNLREV comes from the coding sequence ATGTCGGCACTTGAAAGTTCATCCTGGCAGGTCGCATATCCCCCCTCGCTCGACTTCGGGCAACAGTTGACCCGCGAGCAACTACAGCATTCGATGAGTGTGACCCTGTCGCAGCACATGGGCGGCCCGGTATGGCTGTTCGCCTATGGCTCATTGATCTGGCGCCCTGAATGTCATTCGGTGGAGCGCCAGCGGGCACGGGTGCATGGCTATCATCGCGGGCTCTATCTCTGGTCCCACGAGCATCGCGGCACCCCGGAATGCCCTGGGTTGGTGTTCGGCCTGGATCGTGGCGGCTCCTGCAGCGGCTTCGCCTACCGGCTGGACGACAGCAACCTGGAGGACTCGCTGATGGCCTTGTGGCAGCGCGAGATGCCCTATCCGGCCTACCGGCCGCACTGGCTCAGTTGCCGCCTGAGCGATGGCAGCAAGGTGCAAGCGTTGGGCTTCGTGTTGGAGCGGCATTTGCCGTGCTATGCCGGAAATTTGCCAGACACATTGCTGAGCCAGATCCTGGCCAGCGCCAAGGGCCGCTACGGCACGACGCGGGATTATGTGGAGCAGACTCTCAACGCCCTGCGCAGCCACCAGATGCCCGACCGCAACCTGGAGGCGCGGTTCAGGCGCTGCCACAACCTGCGGGAGGTCTGA
- a CDS encoding NADPH:quinone oxidoreductase family protein, translated as MKALLCKALGPARDLVLEEVANPSPKKNEILLDVHAAGVNFPDTLIIEGKYQFQPPLPFSPGGEAAGVVAAAGEKAGAFKVGDRVMALTGWGAFAEQVAVPFYNVLPIPAGMDFTTAAAFGMTYGTSMHALTQRGQLKAGETLLVLGASGGVGLAAVEIGKALGARVIAAASSAEKLAVAKAAGADELIDYSQANLKDEIKRLTGGQGVDVVYDPVGGELFDQAVRGLAWNGRLLVVGFASGTIPQLPVNLALLKGAAVLGVFWGAFAQRQPEDNAKNFRQLFAWHAEGRLKPLVSQTYPLAEGGAAIERLAQRQAVGKLVVVAR; from the coding sequence ATGAAAGCCTTGTTGTGCAAAGCCCTGGGCCCGGCGCGGGACCTGGTCCTGGAAGAGGTCGCCAACCCCTCGCCGAAGAAGAACGAGATTCTCCTCGACGTGCATGCCGCGGGGGTCAACTTCCCCGACACCCTGATCATCGAGGGCAAGTATCAGTTCCAGCCGCCGCTGCCGTTCTCGCCCGGTGGCGAGGCCGCCGGCGTGGTGGCGGCGGCCGGCGAGAAGGCCGGTGCATTCAAGGTGGGCGACCGGGTCATGGCCCTGACCGGCTGGGGCGCCTTCGCCGAGCAGGTGGCGGTGCCGTTCTACAACGTGCTGCCGATTCCGGCCGGCATGGACTTCACCACCGCCGCCGCCTTCGGCATGACCTACGGCACGTCGATGCACGCGCTGACCCAGCGCGGCCAGCTCAAGGCCGGCGAGACGTTGCTGGTGCTCGGCGCCTCGGGTGGCGTGGGGCTGGCGGCGGTGGAAATCGGCAAGGCCCTCGGCGCACGGGTGATCGCCGCGGCCAGCAGCGCCGAGAAGCTCGCGGTGGCCAAGGCTGCCGGGGCCGATGAGCTGATCGACTACAGCCAGGCCAACCTGAAGGATGAGATCAAGCGCCTGACCGGTGGCCAGGGCGTGGATGTGGTCTACGACCCGGTTGGCGGCGAGCTGTTCGACCAGGCCGTGCGCGGGCTGGCGTGGAACGGGCGGCTACTGGTGGTGGGCTTTGCCAGCGGCACGATCCCGCAGTTGCCGGTGAACCTGGCGCTGCTCAAGGGCGCGGCGGTGCTTGGAGTGTTCTGGGGCGCGTTCGCCCAGCGTCAGCCGGAGGACAATGCGAAGAACTTCCGCCAGCTGTTCGCCTGGCATGCCGAGGGCAGGTTGAAGCCGTTGGTGTCGCAGACCTATCCGTTGGCCGAGGGCGGCGCGGCGATCGAGCGGCTCGCGCAACGCCAGGCGGTGGGCAAGCTGGTGGTGGTGGCCAGATAA
- a CDS encoding HlyD family secretion protein, translating into MNRIAPRLFASALIALLLAAGGLGYWKSLHDRLPEGLSMGNGRLESTEVQIASKVPGRLAEVLVDEGDKVSRGQLLARIDTRTMEAQRAQAEAEVLRANENYAAAQASVQLRQSELLLASQELKRVREIYQRKFASQQLLDQQQARYDTANAAVVAARAQLAAIKAAIGAAEAQVAQLTSEIDDSSLRAPIDGIIQLRLAEPGEVLGAGGRVLMLIDPSDQYMNLYLPAATTGRLTVGDQARIVLDALPEKALPAKVAFVAAKAQFTPKQVETRDERQKLVFRVKLRLSEPSAVPQAKPGMPGAGYVRTADVGWPANLQ; encoded by the coding sequence ATGAACCGAATCGCCCCCAGACTCTTCGCCAGCGCCCTGATCGCCCTGCTGCTGGCGGCGGGTGGGCTGGGTTACTGGAAATCCCTCCACGACCGCCTGCCCGAAGGCCTGAGCATGGGCAACGGCCGCCTCGAGTCCACCGAAGTACAGATCGCCAGCAAGGTTCCCGGCCGCCTGGCCGAAGTGCTGGTGGACGAAGGCGACAAGGTCAGCCGTGGCCAACTGCTGGCGCGCATCGACACCCGCACGATGGAAGCCCAGCGCGCCCAGGCCGAGGCCGAAGTGCTGCGCGCCAACGAGAACTACGCCGCCGCCCAGGCCAGCGTGCAACTGCGTCAAAGCGAGCTGCTATTGGCCAGCCAGGAGCTCAAGCGGGTACGCGAGATCTACCAGCGCAAGTTCGCCAGCCAGCAGTTGCTCGACCAGCAGCAAGCCCGCTACGACACCGCCAACGCCGCCGTGGTCGCCGCCCGGGCGCAACTGGCGGCGATCAAGGCCGCCATCGGCGCCGCCGAGGCCCAGGTGGCGCAGCTCACCAGCGAGATCGACGATAGCAGCCTGCGCGCCCCCATCGACGGCATCATCCAGCTGCGCCTGGCCGAGCCCGGCGAAGTGCTCGGCGCCGGCGGCCGGGTGTTGATGCTGATCGACCCCAGTGACCAGTACATGAACCTCTACCTGCCCGCCGCCACCACCGGTCGGCTGACGGTTGGCGATCAGGCACGGATCGTCCTCGACGCCCTGCCCGAGAAAGCCTTGCCGGCCAAGGTGGCGTTCGTCGCGGCGAAGGCGCAGTTCACCCCGAAACAGGTGGAGACCCGCGACGAGCGGCAGAAGCTGGTGTTCCGGGTGAAGCTGCGCCTGAGTGAACCCAGCGCGGTGCCCCAGGCCAAGCCCGGAATGCCCGGCGCCGGTTACGTGCGCACCGCCGACGTGGGCTGGCCGGCCAACCTGCAATGA
- a CDS encoding flagellar basal body-associated protein FliL yields the protein MKAWILMVLALMLPAAAMAEEAKEGEPKVSYITLSPPFVGNYALDGGPKLRVYKADVALRVTGDTAAAAVKHHEPLIRNQLVALFTQQGVDNMSNVEAKEKLRQEALKQVQQVMESEEGKPIVEDLLFNNLIVQ from the coding sequence GTGAAAGCGTGGATCTTGATGGTGCTGGCCCTGATGCTGCCAGCGGCGGCAATGGCCGAGGAAGCCAAGGAAGGGGAGCCGAAGGTGTCCTACATCACCCTGAGCCCGCCCTTTGTCGGTAACTACGCGCTCGATGGTGGCCCGAAACTGCGGGTGTACAAGGCCGACGTGGCCCTGCGCGTCACCGGCGATACCGCCGCCGCCGCGGTCAAGCACCACGAACCGCTGATCCGCAACCAGCTGGTGGCGCTGTTCACCCAGCAGGGCGTGGACAACATGAGTAACGTCGAAGCCAAGGAAAAACTGCGCCAGGAAGCCCTGAAGCAGGTGCAGCAGGTGATGGAGTCCGAAGAGGGCAAGCCGATTGTCGAGGACCTGCTGTTCAACAACCTGATCGTGCAGTGA
- the rho gene encoding transcription termination factor Rho, which yields MNLTELKQKPITDLLEMAEQMGIENMARSRKQDVIFALLKKHAKSGEEISGDGVLEILQDGFGFLRSADASYLAGPDDIYVSPSQIRRFNLRTGDTIVGKIRPPKEGERYFALLKVDTINFDRPENAKNKILFENLTPLFPNKRLKMEAGNGSTEDLTGRVIDLCAPIGKGQRGLIVAPPKAGKTIMLQNIAANITRNNPECHLIVLLIDERPEEVTEMQRTVRGEVVASTFDEPPTRHVQVAEMVIEKAKRLVEHKKDVVILLDSITRLARAYNTVIPSSGKVLTGGVDAHALEKPKRFFGAARNIEEGGSLTIIATALVETGSKMDEVIYEEFKGTGNMELPLDRRIAEKRVFPAININKSGTRREELLTADDELQRMWILRKLLHPMDEIAAIEFLVDKLKQTKTNDEFFLSMKRK from the coding sequence ATGAACCTGACAGAACTCAAGCAAAAGCCGATTACCGATCTTTTGGAAATGGCCGAACAGATGGGCATCGAAAACATGGCCCGTTCGCGCAAACAGGACGTGATTTTCGCCCTGCTGAAAAAGCATGCGAAAAGCGGCGAAGAGATCTCGGGTGACGGCGTGCTGGAGATTCTCCAGGATGGTTTCGGTTTCCTGCGTTCGGCGGATGCCTCCTACCTGGCCGGCCCTGACGACATCTACGTGTCGCCCAGCCAGATCCGCCGCTTCAACCTGCGCACCGGCGACACCATCGTCGGCAAGATCCGTCCACCGAAAGAAGGTGAGCGTTACTTCGCCCTGCTCAAAGTCGACACCATCAACTTCGACCGTCCGGAAAACGCGAAGAACAAGATCCTGTTCGAAAACCTGACGCCGCTGTTCCCCAACAAGCGCCTGAAGATGGAAGCCGGCAACGGTTCCACCGAAGACCTCACCGGTCGCGTCATCGACCTGTGCGCCCCGATCGGCAAAGGCCAGCGTGGCCTGATCGTCGCCCCACCAAAAGCGGGCAAGACGATCATGCTGCAGAACATCGCGGCGAACATCACCCGCAACAACCCCGAGTGCCACCTGATCGTCCTGCTGATCGACGAGCGCCCGGAAGAAGTGACCGAGATGCAGCGCACCGTGCGCGGCGAAGTGGTCGCCTCCACCTTCGACGAGCCGCCGACCCGCCACGTGCAGGTTGCCGAAATGGTCATCGAGAAGGCCAAGCGCCTGGTCGAGCACAAGAAGGACGTGGTCATCCTGCTCGACTCGATCACCCGTCTGGCCCGTGCCTACAACACCGTGATCCCGAGCTCCGGCAAGGTACTGACCGGTGGTGTCGACGCCCACGCCCTGGAGAAGCCAAAGCGTTTCTTCGGTGCCGCGCGTAACATCGAGGAAGGCGGCTCGCTGACCATCATCGCCACCGCGCTGGTCGAGACCGGCTCGAAGATGGACGAAGTGATCTACGAAGAGTTCAAGGGTACCGGCAACATGGAACTGCCCCTGGACCGTCGCATTGCTGAAAAGCGCGTGTTCCCGGCCATCAACATCAACAAGTCCGGTACCCGCCGCGAAGAGCTGCTGACCGCCGACGACGAACTGCAGCGCATGTGGATCCTGCGCAAGCTGCTGCACCCAATGGACGAGATCGCCGCCATCGAGTTCCTGGTCGACAAGCTCAAGCAGACCAAGACCAACGACGAGTTCTTCCTGTCGATGAAGCGCAAGTAA
- the rbbA gene encoding ribosome-associated ATPase/putative transporter RbbA, which yields MNAAPALLAEGICHRYGDLQALRDVAFSLPAGTRCGLIGPDGAGKSTLLGLIAGVKRLQQGELQVLGGSIRQRRHRTALYPRVAFMPQGLGNNLYPELSIRENIQFFATLFGLGRAECRQRMASLLRATDLERFAGRPAGKLSGGMKQKLGLCCALIHEPDLLILDEPTTGVDPLSRRRFWELVEQVRVQRPQLTLLVATAYMEEAEQFEHCLMLDGGRLLAAGPSQELAAVTASGKLDDAFTHFQGAGREQPAPLHIPPRETDDGPIAIEAHDLTLRFGDFTAVNKVSFAIGRGEIFGFLGSNGCGKTTTMKVLTGLMPASEGSASLLGRPVDAGDLATRKRVGFMSQSFSLYGELSTRQNLELHARLFDLPKADSTLRITELIERFDLGAIADQPSGALPLGLRQRLSLAVAVLHRPEVLILDEPTSGVDPAARDGFWRLLVELSREQGVTIFLSTHFMNEALRCDRISLMHAGRVLACDTPQALQRQFGGDTLEDAFVRCLEQAQDTPTQAQADTALEQAGTPPPPLRQAFSLRRLLAVASREGKELLRDKVRLAFALLGALFMMVIFGYGISLDVENLAFAVYDQDQSPQSRAYLEAFRGSRYFAEQAPIRDARQLHQRLQRSEIKLALEIPPGFGRDLYAGRQPVVAAWLDGGMPFRAETSRNYVEAVHQANLEQLAALSPHPVSRQQPVRLETRFRYNQDVVSVNAIGPGVMALILAFIPAMLTALGIVREKELGSITNFYATPLTRLEFLLGKQAPYLAVSLVNLALLVAMNRWLFGVPLKGSPLALACGGLAYLLATTSLGLLISAFTRTQIAAILGTMIITSLPTIQFSGLIVPRSSLDGSAALMGQLFPAGYFLDIAVGTFTKALGLRELWPQCLVLLGFFAAFTGLSLAMLKKQEA from the coding sequence ATGAACGCCGCCCCAGCGCTGCTGGCCGAGGGCATCTGCCACCGCTATGGCGACCTGCAGGCCCTGCGGGACGTGGCCTTCAGCCTGCCGGCCGGCACCCGCTGCGGCCTGATCGGCCCGGATGGCGCCGGCAAGTCGACGCTGCTCGGGCTGATCGCCGGGGTCAAGCGCCTGCAACAGGGTGAGCTGCAGGTGCTTGGCGGCTCGATTCGCCAGCGCCGCCACCGTACCGCGCTGTACCCCAGGGTCGCGTTCATGCCCCAGGGCCTGGGCAACAACCTGTACCCGGAGCTGTCGATCCGCGAGAACATCCAGTTCTTCGCCACCCTGTTCGGCCTGGGCCGCGCCGAATGCCGCCAGCGCATGGCCAGCCTGCTGCGCGCCACCGACCTGGAACGCTTCGCCGGGCGCCCGGCGGGCAAGTTGTCCGGTGGCATGAAGCAGAAGCTCGGTTTGTGTTGCGCGTTGATCCACGAACCGGACCTGCTGATCCTCGACGAGCCGACCACCGGCGTCGACCCGTTGTCGCGGCGGCGCTTCTGGGAGCTGGTGGAGCAGGTCCGCGTCCAGCGCCCACAACTGACCCTGCTGGTGGCCACCGCCTACATGGAAGAGGCCGAGCAGTTCGAGCACTGCCTGATGCTCGACGGCGGGCGCCTGCTGGCGGCCGGCCCCAGCCAGGAACTGGCCGCCGTCACCGCAAGTGGCAAGCTGGACGATGCCTTCACCCACTTCCAGGGTGCCGGCCGCGAACAGCCCGCCCCCCTGCACATTCCGCCCCGCGAGACCGACGATGGCCCGATCGCCATCGAAGCCCATGACCTGACCCTGCGCTTCGGCGACTTCACCGCCGTGAACAAGGTCAGCTTCGCCATCGGCCGTGGCGAGATCTTCGGCTTCCTCGGTTCCAACGGCTGCGGCAAGACCACCACCATGAAAGTGCTCACCGGCCTGATGCCGGCCAGTGAGGGCAGCGCCAGCCTGCTCGGGCGCCCGGTGGACGCCGGCGACCTGGCCACGCGCAAGCGGGTGGGCTTCATGTCCCAGAGCTTTTCCCTGTATGGCGAGCTGAGTACCCGACAGAACCTCGAGTTGCACGCGCGCCTGTTCGACCTGCCCAAGGCCGACAGCACCCTGCGCATCACCGAGTTGATCGAACGTTTCGACCTCGGCGCCATCGCCGACCAACCTTCCGGCGCCCTGCCCCTGGGCTTGCGCCAGCGCCTGTCGCTGGCCGTGGCAGTGCTGCACCGCCCGGAAGTGCTGATCCTCGACGAACCAACCTCGGGCGTCGACCCAGCCGCCCGCGACGGCTTCTGGCGCTTGCTGGTGGAGCTGTCCCGCGAGCAGGGCGTGACCATCTTCCTCTCCACCCACTTCATGAACGAAGCCCTGCGCTGTGACCGCATCTCGCTGATGCACGCCGGCCGGGTGCTGGCCTGCGACACCCCGCAGGCGCTGCAACGGCAGTTCGGCGGCGACACCCTGGAAGACGCCTTCGTGCGCTGCCTCGAACAGGCCCAGGACACGCCAACCCAGGCCCAGGCCGATACAGCGCTGGAACAGGCCGGCACGCCGCCACCGCCGCTGCGCCAGGCCTTCAGCCTGCGCCGCCTGCTGGCGGTGGCCAGCCGCGAGGGCAAGGAACTGTTGCGCGACAAGGTGCGCCTGGCCTTTGCCCTGCTCGGTGCGCTGTTCATGATGGTGATCTTCGGCTACGGCATCTCGCTGGACGTGGAAAACCTGGCCTTCGCCGTCTACGACCAGGACCAGAGCCCGCAAAGCCGCGCCTACCTCGAGGCCTTTCGCGGCTCACGCTACTTCGCCGAACAAGCGCCGATCCGCGACGCCCGTCAACTGCACCAGCGCCTGCAGCGCTCGGAAATCAAGCTGGCCCTGGAGATCCCGCCAGGCTTCGGCCGCGACCTGTACGCCGGGCGCCAACCGGTGGTGGCGGCCTGGCTCGACGGCGGCATGCCGTTCCGCGCCGAGACCAGCCGCAACTATGTCGAAGCCGTGCACCAGGCCAACCTCGAACAGCTCGCCGCCCTCAGCCCGCACCCGGTGTCGCGCCAGCAGCCCGTGCGCCTGGAGACGCGCTTTCGCTACAACCAGGACGTGGTCAGCGTGAACGCCATCGGCCCCGGGGTGATGGCGCTGATCCTGGCGTTCATCCCGGCCATGCTCACCGCGCTGGGGATCGTGCGGGAAAAGGAACTGGGCTCGATCACCAACTTCTACGCCACCCCGCTCACCCGCCTGGAGTTCCTGCTCGGCAAGCAGGCGCCCTACCTGGCGGTGAGCCTGGTCAACCTGGCGCTGCTGGTGGCGATGAACCGCTGGCTGTTCGGCGTACCGCTCAAGGGCAGCCCGCTGGCCCTGGCCTGCGGCGGCCTGGCCTACCTGCTGGCGACCACCAGCCTGGGGCTGTTGATCTCGGCCTTCACCCGCACGCAGATCGCGGCGATCCTCGGCACCATGATCATCACCAGCTTGCCGACCATCCAGTTCTCCGGGCTGATCGTGCCGCGCTCGTCGCTGGACGGTTCGGCGGCGCTCATGGGCCAGCTGTTCCCGGCCGGCTACTTCCTCGACATTGCCGTGGGTACCTTCACCAAGGCCCTGGGTCTGCGCGAGCTGTGGCCACAGTGCCTGGTCCTGCTGGGGTTTTTCGCCGCCTTCACCGGGCTGAGCCTGGCCATGCTGAAAAAGCAGGAGGCCTGA
- a CDS encoding ABC transporter permease, with translation MSRLTHTLRLGLKELTSLRHDSVLLLFLLYAFSVAIYMPAAGSVIGVHNASVAVVDEDHSALSRKLAESLQPPEFQPAVALPADRLDQAMDSGQYTFVINVPVNFQSDLLAGRSPELQVNVDATAMSQAFMGAGYIGRIFERELLDYADRSAASPALVNPKALFNPNLEGGWFLAVIQIVNNITILAIVLTGTALLREREHGTLDHLLVLPLTALEIMLAKIGSNALVVVLCTWVSLEVVVKGALGVPLAGSLGLFLAVTALYLFASTALGIFLATLARSTPQFGLLAIPVIIPMLLLSGGSTPLDSMPQWLQWVMQGSPSTHFVSLGAAILFRDAGLSVVWPDVLALAVIGLVFFSVALLRFRRSLAA, from the coding sequence ATGAGCCGACTCACCCATACCTTGCGCCTGGGCCTGAAGGAACTGACCAGCCTGCGCCATGACAGCGTGTTGCTGTTGTTCCTGCTGTACGCCTTCAGCGTGGCGATCTACATGCCTGCCGCCGGCTCGGTGATCGGCGTGCACAACGCCAGCGTGGCGGTGGTCGACGAAGACCACAGCGCGCTGTCGCGCAAGCTCGCCGAATCGCTGCAACCGCCCGAATTCCAGCCCGCCGTCGCGCTGCCAGCCGACCGCCTGGACCAGGCCATGGACAGCGGCCAGTACACCTTCGTCATCAACGTGCCGGTGAACTTCCAGAGCGACCTGCTGGCCGGGCGCTCGCCGGAGCTGCAGGTCAACGTCGATGCCACGGCCATGAGCCAGGCGTTCATGGGCGCCGGCTACATCGGCCGGATCTTCGAGCGCGAACTGCTCGATTACGCCGACCGCAGTGCCGCCAGCCCCGCGCTGGTCAACCCCAAGGCATTGTTCAACCCCAATCTGGAGGGCGGCTGGTTCCTGGCGGTGATCCAGATCGTCAACAACATCACCATCCTCGCCATCGTCCTCACCGGCACCGCGCTGCTGCGCGAACGCGAGCACGGCACCCTCGATCACTTGCTGGTGCTGCCCCTGACGGCATTGGAAATCATGTTGGCGAAGATTGGCAGCAACGCCCTGGTGGTGGTGCTGTGCACCTGGGTTTCGCTGGAGGTGGTGGTCAAGGGCGCGCTGGGCGTGCCGCTGGCGGGCTCGCTGGGGCTGTTCCTGGCGGTGACCGCACTGTACCTGTTCGCCAGCACGGCCTTGGGGATCTTCCTCGCCACCCTGGCGCGTTCGACGCCGCAGTTCGGCCTGCTGGCGATCCCGGTGATCATCCCGATGCTGTTGCTCTCAGGGGGCAGCACGCCGCTGGACAGCATGCCGCAATGGCTGCAGTGGGTCATGCAGGGCTCGCCCTCGACCCACTTCGTCAGCCTGGGCGCGGCGATCCTGTTCCGCGACGCCGGGCTGAGCGTGGTGTGGCCAGACGTGCTGGCCCTGGCCGTGATCGGCCTGGTGTTCTTCAGCGTGGCCTTGCTGCGCTTTCGCCGCAGCCTTGCCGCCTGA